A window from Larimichthys crocea isolate SSNF chromosome XXIII, L_crocea_2.0, whole genome shotgun sequence encodes these proteins:
- the otulina gene encoding OTU deubiquitinase with linear linkage specificity a — MSWVKAVQLSAEDVFDEDADDISLLSREWLSNMKKRVKDGYVDGAVAGEEDSLQAGFNQGFREGAAQTVAVGRLKGIASAVSCWCQIQYPERPIPASVCDLLQQIEQYENTILDGLQYALENPPPSVSSVSDSVEDLDLKQPDSGCCGEGCKETDCCKRGEKMDLDVPHQQQKPRTCSTDCSSSSSGTVNHLVQRCMDLVSELGLPQELLGHIEEVKNV; from the exons ATGTCTTGGGTCAAAGCCGTTCAGCTCAGCGCAGAAGATGTTTTCGACGAGGACGCGGACGACATCAGTCTGCTGAGCAGAGAGTGGCTGTCCAACATGAAGAAGAGAGTCAAG GATGGTTACGTGGACGGAGCTGTCGCCGGGGAGGAAGACTCTCTGCAGGCCGGGTTCAACCAGGGCTTCAGGGAAGGAGCAGCTCAGACTGTGGCGGTGGGAAGACTCAAGGGGATTGCGAG TGCTGTATCGTGCTGGTGCCAGATCCAATATCCGGAAAGACCCATCCCAGCCTCTGTGTGTGATCTCCTGCAGCAGATTGAACAGTATGAAAATACAATCCTTGACGGTCTCCAGTACGCTTTGGAGAATCCTCCTCCAAGTGTGAGCTCCGTGTCAGACAGCGTGGAGGATCTGGACCTGAAGCAGCCAGATTCAGGCTGCTGTGGAGAGGGATGTAAAGAAACGGACTGCTgcaagagaggagaaaaaatggACTTGGATGTTCCTCACCAGCAACAAAAGCCACGTACTTGCTCCACTGACTGCTCCTCCAGCTCAAGTGGAACTGTGAACCACCTCGTGCAGCGTTGCATGGATCTAGTGTCGGAGCTCGGACTGCCGCAGGAGCTCCTCGGTCACATCGAGGAGGTGAAGAATGTGTAG
- the yae1 gene encoding protein YAE1 homolog — protein sequence MSWVKAAQLSAEDVFDEDADDLSVSNKEWLTNMKRRIRDGFVDGADAGEDAALQAGFNQGFREGAAQTVAVGRLKGIASAVSCWWQIQYPGRPIPASVCDLLQQIEQYENTIIEGLKYVPPSVSSVSETMEDLDLKQPDSGCCGEGCKETDCCKRGEKMDLDVPHQQQKPHTCSTDCSSSSSGTVNHLVQRCMDLVSELGLPQELLGHIEEVKNV from the exons ATGTCTTGGGTTAAAGCTGCTCAGCTCAGCGCAGAAGATGTTTTCGACGAGGACGCGGATGACTTGAGTGTGTCGAACAAAGAGTGGCTGACCAACATGAAGAGGAGGATCCGG GATGGTTTCGTGGACGGAGCTGACGCCGGGGAGGACGCTGCTCTGCAGGCCGGGTTCAACCAGGGCTTCAGGGAAGGAGCAGCTCAGACTGTGGCGGTGGGAAGACTGAAGGGGATCGCGAG TGCTGTATCGTGCTGGTGGCAGATCCAATATCCAGGAAGACCCATCCCGGCCTCTGTGTGTGACCTCCTGCAGCAGATTGAACAGTATGAAAATACAATCATTGAAGGTCTCAAGTACGTTCCTCCAAGTGTGAGCTCCGTGTCGGAGACTATGGAGGATCTGGACCTGAAGCAGCCAGATTCAGGCTGCTGTGGAGAGGGATGTAAAGAAACGGACTGCTgcaagagaggagaaaaaatggACTTGGATGTTCCTCACCAGCAACAAAAGCCACATACTTGCTCCACTGACTGCTCCTCCAGCTCAAGTGGAACTGTGAACCACCTCGTGCAGCGTTGCATGGATCTAGTGTCGGAGCTCGGACTGCCGCAGGAGCTCCTCGGTCACATCGAGGAGGTGAAGAATGTGTAG